The Nocardioides panzhihuensis genome has a segment encoding these proteins:
- a CDS encoding alpha/beta fold hydrolase, with translation MDIVLVPDLWLDASSWDLVVPHLTAAGRTPRPLTLPGLESAETDRSGVHVADQVAAVVAAIDESAEPVILVGHSMGCAVAGAALDARVDKVATVVYVGGWPAEPGMIPAKNFPTDGADLPPVPWEEFDEADLRDLDRAAFEALLRPSPASLTSEPFELGDERRYSVPAVFVCPEYTAADLKEWVADGTESVAAIPKHNDVTYVDLPTGHWPQLSKPAELATIIDQSIAPSA, from the coding sequence ATGGACATCGTTCTCGTACCCGACCTCTGGCTGGACGCCTCCTCATGGGACCTCGTCGTCCCCCATCTGACCGCCGCCGGTCGCACGCCGCGACCGCTCACCCTGCCCGGCCTCGAGTCGGCCGAGACGGACCGCTCCGGCGTGCACGTCGCCGACCAGGTCGCCGCTGTGGTCGCCGCCATCGACGAGTCCGCTGAGCCGGTGATCCTCGTCGGGCACTCGATGGGCTGCGCGGTGGCCGGCGCAGCGCTGGACGCCCGCGTCGACAAGGTCGCGACCGTGGTCTACGTCGGCGGCTGGCCGGCGGAGCCGGGCATGATCCCGGCCAAGAACTTCCCGACCGACGGCGCCGACCTGCCGCCGGTGCCGTGGGAGGAGTTCGACGAGGCCGACCTACGCGACCTCGACCGCGCCGCCTTCGAAGCGCTGCTGCGGCCCTCCCCCGCCAGCCTGACCTCCGAGCCGTTCGAGCTCGGCGACGAACGCCGCTACTCGGTGCCGGCGGTCTTCGTCTGCCCCGAGTACACCGCCGCCGACCTGAAGGAATGGGTCGCAGACGGCACCGAGTCGGTCGCCGCCATCCCGAAGCACAACGACGTCACCTACGTCGACCTGCCCACCGGACACTGGCCGCAGCTGAGCAAGCCGGCCGAGCTCGCCACCATCATCGATCAGAGCATCGCGCCGAGCGCCTAG